From the genome of Pirellulales bacterium, one region includes:
- a CDS encoding amidophosphoribosyltransferase: MSELHHECGLAAIYHLPGREVSPLCPAQGPDEVSRLVPRMLLDIQNRGQLSAGMTSFNPDRSQLIHTYKEVGGVSEVFRMSHRGKFESLMKEYSGRAAIGHVRYATCGSDDHCNAQPFERHHLQKHKWFSFGFNGQLANYIELRDELLADGDNHLSRDNDTEIILHQISRELSGDQRPQLIEVFRNISRRFDGAYNLVFLNALGDMVVARDPLGIRPLCYAKEGPLFAAASESVALLNLGFAAESIKSLLPGQAVVITDGRLEMHTFARSPRQAHCFFEWIYFANVASTMDGRSVYLSRKRLGEEMARLETLPIDADTIVVPVPDTSKAAADAMAYKLKVPALEGLIRNRYTGRTFIEGGGNRKEKAETKYTPLREVLEDKRVLLVEDSIVRSTTMKVLIKRIRELGRAREIHVRVACPPIIAPCFYGIDMSTIDELFAPKFLHGGDLTDQAQAEMAAKLGADSLRYLPVESISRAIGFDSDQLCQACITGDYPTPFGQELYQIALRNTGHDSGQRTYELKAT; encoded by the coding sequence ATGAGCGAACTTCACCACGAATGCGGTCTGGCGGCCATCTATCATCTGCCGGGACGCGAAGTGAGTCCGTTGTGCCCCGCTCAGGGTCCGGACGAGGTTTCGCGGCTTGTCCCCCGGATGCTGCTGGACATCCAGAACCGCGGCCAACTTTCGGCCGGGATGACCAGCTTCAACCCGGACCGCAGCCAGCTTATCCACACGTACAAGGAAGTCGGCGGGGTGAGCGAGGTTTTTCGGATGAGCCATCGGGGCAAATTCGAGAGCCTGATGAAGGAATACTCCGGCCGAGCGGCCATCGGCCACGTCCGCTACGCCACCTGCGGGTCCGACGACCATTGCAATGCCCAACCGTTCGAGCGGCACCATCTACAAAAGCACAAATGGTTCAGCTTCGGCTTCAACGGGCAATTGGCGAATTACATCGAGCTGCGCGACGAGCTGCTGGCCGACGGAGACAACCATCTCTCGCGCGATAACGACACCGAAATCATCCTCCATCAAATCAGCCGCGAATTGTCGGGCGACCAGCGGCCGCAGCTCATCGAGGTGTTTCGCAACATCAGCCGGCGGTTTGACGGGGCGTATAATTTGGTCTTTCTGAACGCGCTGGGCGATATGGTCGTCGCCCGCGATCCGCTCGGCATCCGCCCTCTGTGCTATGCCAAAGAAGGCCCGCTATTTGCCGCCGCGAGCGAAAGCGTGGCGCTTTTGAATCTCGGCTTTGCCGCCGAGAGCATCAAGTCGCTGTTGCCGGGGCAAGCGGTGGTGATCACCGACGGCCGGCTGGAGATGCACACGTTCGCTCGCAGCCCGCGGCAGGCGCATTGCTTTTTCGAGTGGATTTACTTCGCCAATGTGGCCAGCACGATGGATGGCCGGAGCGTCTATCTCTCGCGCAAGCGGCTGGGCGAAGAGATGGCCCGGCTCGAGACGCTGCCGATCGACGCCGACACGATCGTAGTGCCGGTCCCCGACACGAGCAAGGCGGCGGCCGACGCGATGGCCTACAAGCTCAAAGTCCCGGCGCTCGAAGGCTTGATCCGCAACCGCTACACCGGCCGGACCTTCATCGAAGGGGGCGGCAACCGCAAGGAAAAAGCCGAGACGAAATACACTCCGCTCCGCGAGGTCCTGGAAGACAAGCGCGTGCTGCTGGTCGAGGATTCGATCGTGCGCTCGACGACCATGAAGGTGTTGATTAAGCGGATTCGCGAATTGGGCCGCGCCCGCGAGATTCATGTGCGCGTGGCTTGCCCGCCGATCATCGCACCCTGCTTCTACGGCATCGACATGTCGACGATCGACGAGTTGTTCGCACCCAAGTTTCTTCACGGCGGCGATCTGACGGACCAGGCCCAAGCCGAAATGGCGGCGAAGCTCGGCGCCGATTCGCTCCGCTATCTGCCGGTGGAATCCATCTCGCGGGCCATCGGCTTCGACAGCGACCAACTCTGCCAGGCCTGCATCACCGGCGATTACCCGACCCCCTTCGGCCAGGAACTCTACCAAATCGCGCTGCGCAACACCGGCCACGATTCGGGCCAGCGGACGTATGAACTGAAGGCGACTTGA